From the genome of Streptococcus marmotae, one region includes:
- a CDS encoding DHH family phosphoesterase → MKKFRFATIHFVMIGIILFGLVALIQSLYPTSTITYLSIFIALFLLVLLFIFQQHSYEVSEVEQIEYLNAQADSGLMRLLAHMPVGVIKISEDNQVEWFNPYAELLFVKEDGEFDQRKLREMIDVGLDEDRTYVTIADKRYAVYVDFEQGIFYFFDASTEYYATSNLIGSRPAIGIISVDNYDELEDIYSDSQISQINSFLAQFVSDFANENGIYYRRGTMDRFYFFTDYAVLEGLIEDKFSVINRFREEAKQMELALTLSIGIAYGASNHQQIGQVALQNLNMAEVRGGDQVVVKENDESKQPLFFGGGSASAVKRTRTRTRAMMTAVSDKLKMVDKVFVVGHRNLDMDALGSAVGMQYFAQNIMNNAYTVYNSQEMSADIERAIQRLAHENCSNLLTVEEAKKQVTSQSLLIMVDHSKIGLTLSKEFYELFSQVVVVDHHRRDADFPENAVLTYIESGASSASELVTELIQFQNDKHHKLNRLQSSLLMAGIMLDTKNFTSRVTSRTFDVASYLRNRGSDSSEIQQIAATDFNEYRQINELILRGQKISDHIVLVCGDEQIAYDTIVPSKAADTILGMAGIEAVFVVTKNVNDYIAISARSRSKVNVQRIMEEMGGGGHFNLAAAQVHYESLDQVQMKLQQVIEEELKEI, encoded by the coding sequence ATGAAAAAATTTCGATTTGCAACGATTCATTTTGTGATGATTGGGATCATTCTCTTTGGATTAGTAGCTTTAATACAAAGTTTATACCCGACATCTACAATTACCTATTTATCCATTTTTATCGCCTTATTCTTACTTGTTCTATTATTTATTTTCCAACAACATTCCTATGAAGTGAGTGAAGTGGAACAGATTGAGTATCTAAATGCTCAGGCTGATTCTGGTCTGATGCGCTTATTGGCCCATATGCCAGTTGGTGTGATTAAAATCTCAGAAGACAATCAAGTAGAGTGGTTTAACCCTTATGCAGAGCTTCTATTTGTCAAGGAAGATGGTGAGTTTGATCAACGAAAACTGCGGGAAATGATTGACGTTGGTCTGGATGAGGATAGGACTTATGTAACAATTGCTGACAAACGTTATGCAGTCTACGTAGATTTTGAACAAGGAATCTTCTACTTTTTTGATGCGTCAACAGAATATTATGCTACCTCAAATTTGATTGGTAGTCGGCCTGCTATTGGGATTATTTCTGTCGATAATTATGATGAGTTAGAAGATATTTATTCCGATTCTCAGATTAGCCAAATCAATAGCTTTTTAGCACAATTTGTATCTGATTTCGCAAACGAGAATGGGATTTACTACCGTCGTGGAACCATGGATCGTTTCTACTTCTTTACAGATTATGCGGTTTTGGAAGGATTAATTGAAGATAAATTTTCGGTTATCAACCGGTTTCGTGAAGAAGCAAAACAGATGGAGTTGGCCTTGACCCTAAGTATAGGAATTGCTTATGGAGCTAGTAATCATCAGCAAATCGGTCAGGTTGCTTTACAAAATCTCAATATGGCTGAAGTTCGGGGCGGGGACCAAGTTGTTGTTAAAGAAAATGATGAGAGCAAACAGCCACTCTTTTTCGGCGGTGGCTCTGCTTCTGCTGTTAAACGGACACGAACGCGTACACGTGCGATGATGACGGCTGTTTCGGACAAATTGAAAATGGTGGATAAGGTCTTTGTGGTGGGACATCGCAACTTGGATATGGATGCCTTGGGTTCTGCTGTTGGAATGCAGTATTTTGCACAAAATATCATGAATAATGCCTACACTGTCTACAATTCACAGGAAATGTCAGCTGATATTGAGCGAGCAATCCAGCGATTGGCTCATGAAAATTGCTCGAATTTATTGACGGTAGAGGAAGCCAAGAAGCAGGTGACTTCTCAATCGCTTCTCATTATGGTCGATCATTCTAAGATTGGTTTGACCTTGTCAAAAGAATTTTATGAATTGTTTAGTCAAGTTGTAGTGGTTGATCATCATCGTCGTGATGCAGATTTCCCAGAAAATGCAGTCTTGACTTATATTGAGAGTGGTGCAAGTTCAGCAAGTGAACTGGTAACGGAATTGATTCAATTTCAAAATGATAAGCACCATAAGCTCAATCGACTTCAGTCTAGTCTTCTCATGGCAGGGATTATGCTTGATACCAAGAATTTCACCTCGCGCGTGACTAGCCGAACATTTGATGTGGCAAGTTACCTCAGAAATCGTGGTAGTGATAGTTCAGAAATTCAGCAGATTGCGGCAACGGATTTCAACGAATACCGCCAAATCAACGAATTGATTTTAAGAGGACAAAAGATTTCAGACCATATTGTTTTGGTTTGTGGCGATGAACAAATTGCCTATGATACGATTGTCCCAAGTAAGGCAGCGGATACGATTTTAGGGATGGCAGGGATTGAAGCAGTCTTTGTTGTCACAAAAAATGTCAATGATTATATCGCTATTTCAGCTCGTAGCCGCAGTAAGGTAAACGTACAGCGAATCATGGAAGAGATGGGTGGAGGTGGTCATTTTAATCTTGCAGCAGCCCAAGTGCATTATGAATCACTTGACCAAGTTCAAATGAAATTACAGCAAGTGATTGAAGAGGAATTAAAAGAAATATAG